The genomic DNA CTGTCTGCTTCAGTTCTACATGTTTGCCTCACTGGCTGCGGCTGAGTGCCTCCTGCTCTCGGCCATGTCCTACGACCGTTACTTGGCCATCTGCCGCCCACTGCGCTACCCTGCCCTGATGAGCACCTGGTGGtgtggctgcctggctgctggagcCTGGTTCAGCGGCTTCTCCTTTTCCGCCCTCACTCTGGCCCTGGcggcccctctgcccctctgccctggCCGCAGGGAGATCGACCACTACTTCTGTGACTTTGCTCCTGTTGTAGGGCTGTTCTGTGGTGATAGAGGGGTCCTGTGGGGAGCTGGAGTGAGCATTTCAGGCTTCCTGACACTGGCCCCTTTCCTGTTGATTGTGACCTCCTACGCCTTCATCCTGAGGACTGTGCTGCGAATACCGTCAGGCCGTGGGAGGCACAAAGCCTTCTCCACCTGTTCCTCCCACCTCAGCGTGGTTGGGGTGTTTTATGGCACCCTCATCGTGGTCTACGTAGCACCAACAGACCACATGGCCCCCTTACTTCGAAAGGCTTTCTCTGTCCTCTACACTGTGCTCACCCCTATGGCCAACCCCATCATCTACAGCctcaagaaccaagaggtcaaggggGCCCTTCATAGGCTCTGGGGACAGCTCACCCGAGGACAGCTATCGACTTCTTCCTGGATTCTAGCTTAGCCGCATCCTAAAGACTACAGGACTAAAGATCACTGTGATGAAAATATGGAGATTGCGAGGTTGAAAATAGTTGTCTAACAAAATGAGGTAACTTCATTTTTCTTCCAGTTGGGATGGAGTAGGGATCAAAAATTGTATGCCTGGTATAGGGCTTAAATACTATAGACACtccataaatattagttgaaaaaATGGATTAAGTAAATAATACTGAAAAGAATCCAAGAGGGAGCAGAGCATAACACCAAGTGGGGAACATTTGCAGACCATTCATCTAAGGTGGCAAGGACTGAGGTTGGCAGGTTGAGAAAGGAGGGCTAAGGAGATGGTAATAAGAAGCATTAAGAATTAAGGTATCtcaagaaaccatcaacaaaacaacaagaaagctcgctgcgtgggagaacatatttgccaatgatatcaccgataagggtttaatctccaacgttTACAGGAAACTcgtgcaacttaacaaaaggaagataaacaatccaatcaaaaaatgggcaaaggacttaactagacactttttgaaagaggacatacagaaggccaagagacacatgaaaacatgctcaaaggcactaatcatccgagagatgcaaatcaaaacaacaatgaggtaccatctcacacctgtcagaatggctatcatcaacaatcaacaaatgacaagtgctgacgagaatgtggagaaaaaggaaccctcgtgcactgctggtaggaatgcagactggtgcagccactgtggagaacagtatggagtttcctcaaaaaactaaaaatttgatccagtgatcccacttctaggaatatatcccaagaaactagaaacaccaatcagaaaggatatatgcacccttatgttcatagcagcacaattcaccatagctaagatttggaaacatcctaagtgcccatcagcagatgagtgaattaaaaaactgtggtacatctacacaatggaatactacgctgctgtaaaaaagaaggaacttttaccatttgcaacaacatggatggacctggagagcattatgctaagtgaataagccagtgggagaaagataaatatcacatgatctcactcatttatggaatataataaataacataaactgatgaacaaaaatagatccagagacagagaaacaccgaACAGaccagtcaaacctcagagggaaggcagggtggtggtggtaagagatcaaccaaaggacttgtatgcatgcgtatcagcataaccaatggacacggacactggggatgtgggggcttgtcctgggggggtgggagtggctggggagaggtcgctggggggaaagggagacatatgtaatactttaaacaaaaaactaattaattaattatttttaaaaaaagaattaaggtaTCTCATGACATGCTTCAAATAGAGAAACCAAGCTCTGGGGGTTCAAGTCAGTAGCGTAGTGATGTAGGTAGTGATGGGATGAGAGCTGCTCCCACTGCAGAGACAGCTCCTCCTTGGGAGGGAAAGGTCCTTAGAGGCCCGGAAGGAGCTCCATGCAGTCATGCCTGCAGCCCGGAGGCCAATTAGGCCACTGTTCTGGGATTCCCATTAGTCCACTTGTCCTGGATGTTGTACCAATAGGTAATAGAGTAAAGGAAGGGAGCAATTaaatgagggagaaaaagaaaggaaagtaaACCCAATGTGAGGATTCTGAAATTCTGCCTCTAACGGGGAATGTTTGAAAGTTTTGAAAAAATGAGCCaaaaacatttctaattttaaatacatatttcgGCATGTTTCTCAAGGTATGGTATGTAGGTCGCCTACATCCGAATGAGCTGGAGTAGTTATTTACAAATGCAGGCTTCTAGGCCTCTCACCAGACCTACACAATCAGAACCTCCAAAGTGGGGCCCAGGGCTCTGCATTTAACAAATGCCGCAAGAGCCCTGGCaggctggctcagtggttcaagcgccatcttgtacaccaaaaggtgcagattcaattcccggtcaggtacatgcctaggttgtgggttcgattccctgtcagggcacatacagtaGGCAACcgatcaacatttctctctctctctctctctctctctctctctctctctctctctctatttcactctcttccttcctctctttccaaaatcaaggatttttttaaatgccacaaCTGATTCTCAGTGTAGGGAGAGGTCATGGTTTCCAGGATGAGAGGGATGATAACAGGAAAACagagcaagaaaaaagaaaatatagttactCGTGGATGTAAAGAGACATAACCCTCGCATAGTGGGAATAAGACAGTTGTACAAAAAAGGTCAGTGAGGATCTTCAGGAAGCAGAAAATCTGGAA from Myotis daubentonii chromosome 2, mMyoDau2.1, whole genome shotgun sequence includes the following:
- the LOC132226530 gene encoding olfactory receptor 11A1-like — its product is MRKQPSSASENQTTWLILVGFGELQRLRFLPFTLFLAIYVITVGGNALIVLAVASSRTLHTPMYFFLCHFSLLEIGYTSNIMPQLLRSFLKGREAISLACCLLQFYMFASLAAAECLLLSAMSYDRYLAICRPLRYPALMSTWWCGCLAAGAWFSGFSFSALTLALAAPLPLCPGRREIDHYFCDFAPVVGLFCGDRGVLWGAGVSISGFLTLAPFLLIVTSYAFILRTVLRIPSGRGRHKAFSTCSSHLSVVGVFYGTLIVVYVAPTDHMAPLLRKAFSVLYTVLTPMANPIIYSLKNQEVKGALHRLWGQLTRGQLSTSSWILA